The following are from one region of the Takifugu rubripes chromosome 12, fTakRub1.2, whole genome shotgun sequence genome:
- the tcf19l gene encoding transcription factor 19, with translation MLASVQPCFQLLRIGSSVSDSVQDLYTFRPALSHSVFRLGRAGELCDVTLNSTSVSRIHAELHAEKETNFADQLEEGWRVHIRDLSSHGTWVNEVRLQSGIQWELSDGDTLTFGSQSAPGSSEFYFLFQKVRVRPLDFDAITIPKVGTFSSDLQNRIRTNPDRKMASNLDLSKLSINRATIILNSIGSLSKMKGSSWTFKRSHSHEGSVSDPGLSSSPPLAEGFSQLPSSKPAPFLSASSAQSAKCHQSVSRSRRKSAHTVLLEDDSSDEPHIQRATLGVVEDGQRVRGRKRRRLYKSDSEGFGSPAPQGHAGRRSLNEKPFPVGIRTIGSFHGAMTNSRLNPHLLHATTSSAPVHKRDVQTVHRVQVMTHSSISTFRQQKAVRGHSMAPRGRRRAHSSPAFSPLVVGGENYNLASPSVRVCTEERGRVQFNRFQHITSKRRGRPRKHPIPQRPSLPSPSSSSSSTSSASSSSSSSSSSSSDDDDEDDEVAGAVEPCAAPQCMLPQQDTVQWIQCDVCDAWYHIDCLHIDRKKLLRDPNADFHCGFH, from the exons ATGCTGGCTAGTGTGCAGCCATGTTTTCAGCTACTTCGGATTGGCTCTTCTGTCAGTGACTCGGTGCAGGACCTCTATACGTTCAGGCCTGCGTTGAGCCACTCTGTGTTCCGCTTGGGTCGGGCAGGAGAGCTTTGTGACGTCACACTCAACTCAACGTCAGTGTCCCGGATCCATGCCGAGCTGCatgcagagaaggagacaaaTTTTGCTGATCAGCTGGAAGAAGGCTGGAGGGTTCACATCAGGGACCTGAGCAGTCACG GCACCTGGGTCAATGAGGTTCGCCTACAGTCTGGCATCCAGTGGGAGCTCTCAGATGGTGACACACTGACCTTTGGGAGCCAGTCTGCTCCAGGAAGCTCAGAATTCTACTTCCTTTTTCAAAAAGTTAGAGTTCGCCCACTAGACTTTGATGCAATCACAATTCCAAag GTGGGCACATTTTCCTCAGATCTACAAAACCGCATCAGAACCAATCCAGATCGAAAAATGGCCTCTAATTTGGACCTGTCGAAGCTGTCCATCAACCGGGCCACCATCATCCTTAATTCCATTGGCAGCCTGAGTAAGATGAAAGGTAGCAGCTGGACCTTcaagaggagccacagccacgAGGGGTCTGTCTCAGATCCTGGCTTATCATCTTCACCTCCGCTGGCTGAGGGTTTCTCTCAGCTTCCTTCGTCCAAGCCTGCGCCGTTCCTTTCTGCCTCATCAGCACAATCAGCAAAGTGCCATCAGTCAGtgtccaggagcaggaggaagtcTGCTCACACAGTGCTCCTCGAAGATGACAGCTCAGATGAGCCACATATTCAGCGAG CTACACTAGGAGTTGTAGAGGATGGACAGCGAGTaagggggaggaagagacgGCGGCTCTACAAATCAGACTCTGAAGGATTTggctctccagctcctcagggGCATGCTGGCAGGCGGTCACTGAATGAGAAACCCTTCCCAGTTGGTATAAGGACCATCGGCAGCTTTCATGGGGCTATGACCAATAGCAGACTCAACCCACATCTGCTCCATGCTACAACTTCCAGCGCTCCGGTTCACAAACGGGATGTGCAGACGGTGCACCGGGTGCAGGtgatgacacacagcagcatctctACTTTCCGCCAACAGAAAGCTGTTCGTGGCCATTCGATGGCACCAAGAGGAAGGCGAAGAGCTCACAGTTCTCCAGCATTTTCCCCTTTGGTGGTAGGAGGGGAGAATTACAACCTAGCCTCACCTTCAGTGAGGGTCTGCACAGAGGAAAGAGGCAGGGTCCAGTTTAACAGATTCCAGCATATAACCAG TAAGCGGAGAGGACGACCCAGGAAACACCCTATTCCCCAGCgaccttccctcccctctccatcctcatcatcatcctctacctcatctgcctcctcttcatccagctcctcctcctcctcctcatccgatgatgatgacgaagatGATGAGGTGGCAGGAGCAGTTGAACCGTGTGCGGCACCCCAATGTATGCTGCCCCAGCAAGACACAGTGCAGTGGATCCAGTGTGACGTGTGTGACGCTTGGTACCACATAGACTGTCTGCACATTGACcggaaaaagctgctgagggacCCAAACGCTGACTTTCACTGTGGGTTTCACTga